The sequence below is a genomic window from Merismopedia glauca CCAP 1448/3.
GCTGCACAAAACATCCGCCAACACCGATGAGGGCAAAAAGAATAATGGTTTAAAGCAGCGATGGGAATATAATCAATGTCATTCATAAAAAGGAAGAAAAGAGAAATTTGTAAAATGCTATTACCGTCAGGGCAGATTTTTTTGATATCAATTTGCAAGATGAAAGTGAAGAGGGCGGGTTTTGTTTAATATCAATCTGCAACATCAAAATCTATCTGCCAAACCCGCCCCTACAAACCCGCTCCTCTATTACCTATTACCTATTACCTATTACCTATTACCTATTACTTATTCCTCCGTACCATCCCCATACCCATAGTAGTTTTACGTCCTAATCCACAATAGAGAGCAAAATCAGCTAACGCATTAATTTGTTTAATTGTGTTTGATTCCATTTCACCTAATATTTGATATTTAATAGTACCTAAACAGCCAATAAAACTACCTTGATAGTTGCGGACAATTTCAGTTTTAATGTTGAAAAAACTAGGATAAATTGACTCTAATACCATAGAATCTAGTTCGATTTCGCTGTACTTATTCCAGTTATTCAAGAGACTTTTAAACACAGATTCTTTGCTAGGAAGAGGATTATCAAACTTACCTTGACGGAAAGAAATAGGGGTAGCCAGGTGAAAAGAGAGAGTGCGATCGCTATCACTAGCGCGATCGTATAATTGGGTATAAGTACAAGCATTCGCCCAAGGTTGGCTTAATTGGGGTGTACCTTGAATGCCAGTAATGTAGAGATCTGCTGAACCTAAATGCCACGGATGTTTGGGATTAAGATTGAGCCACAGTTTAGTTAATTTGCCAAATAAGGTATCATCTAGCAAAGATATGCGCCACCAACAGGAAGTACCTGTCATAATCGGTTCTGGGTATTCCCATTGCAAGTAATTATTGGGTTTGTCATGGTTTTTATAAACTTGTAAAGGTGAGAGGGTAAAAGCTTTATTGGCGTTAGATTGATGCAAGTAGTTTCCTAGTTCAATATCCACTGAACTCACTAAAGATAAAAATAGGGCGTGGTAATGTCTTCCGGTGAGAAATTGAGGATAAATAGGAGACTGAGGCGTGAGATTTAAAACTAGACTATGGGGCATATTTAAATCAAGTCAGAAGTCAGAAGTCAGTCTTGAAAACGATATTGCATACGAACTGGTAATTTGACATCGTTAATGTCATCAAAGTAATAGTATTGTCCGCGCATTTGTACGTTTTTAATTAGACTTACTGGCGGCATATTTACCACATCGTAACTAATTACTTGATTAGTAAACATGACATCCAATGGATTTAAAGGATGAATGCAGATAAATAAATCAGTCTTAGTTTTTGGCTGTGGTAATTTTTTAACCGTCACTTCTGCTTTACTCATCCATTTACCTATGCGAATCCATTTTGGTAGTTTTAATTCTGTTTGAGAAATTACAAAAAACTCAAATAAACTTTCCGGCGCAATTTCTTTTGTTCTACCAAAACTAGGAATATTCTTTTGCGTTTTCTCCATCTCCACATGATAGTTATTGTTAGCATATTTCCATGTATTAAGTATAGAAGTATGGCTGATGGAACTGGCAGGGGTAACATAAATTACCTGTTGATTTAGAGGCGTTAAATGTTCCTCGTATTTAGGTACTTGTTCGGGGCAAAAATAGCGGTACGAATGTTCTTCCGAAACGGTAGTTACATATTTTTCGCTATCTACTAATCCAAGGGCGTAGCAAAGTGCATAATTGTGAATTATTGGTTCAGTTTCGTAGAGTCTGCCGATTTCGCGGGTGGCATAATACAAGCTATCATGTAACTCTAATTCGCAACGGTAAATTATAGTCATGGCTATTACTTTGCTGCTGCTTTGTCTTTGTCTTTATCTTTACCTTTAATGTGAACTTTCGCATATGCTTTTGCTTCATCATCAGCTTTTTTCAGCATCTTTTTCAGTTCTTCTTCGTTTGCGGTAATTGATTTGACTTCTTTTAGTAATGCTGCAAATTTATCACCAACAAAATCCTCATGCACGATAAATTCATCCTCCATTAATGTTGAAATAGAAGCTTTTGCTGATGTAAATACTTCATCTTCGTTTAACGGATCGGGTGAATATAGGGTATTATTATTTTTCATGTGGTCATAAATAGCCTGAGTCCAACGTAAATTACTAACTATTTCCCCATCAGCAAATATTACCCCAATTAATTCATTTCTCACCCTTCCGGTACGAGTAGTCTGTGCGCCATAGTGACGAGTTCGCAGGATGTTATTAAAGACATACAAAAAGCTGGCTTCTGTAGGGTCTTTTAATGTGACAATGCTGGGGAAAAATACTTGAGGTTTAATATGATCTTGTTGGTTAATTCTACTTGTTACTTCACCAACTTTAGAACCATTTTCACCCTTAGATGCCATCGTACCGTTTTCAAATGGTGCGTTCAGCGTAAATGTTTCGTGGGATTCATCGAAGGATTTAATTGAAAATGCTGTATCGACAACTACTTTAGATTTCTCAGAACCTGAATCACCGATCGCAAATCCGTAAATAATGCAATCGGGGTTATTCATGGCAAATTTAACATTATATTCACACTCTTCAGCACTCATTAAGCCATAGTTACGTAATAATTCTCTCCCTACCAATCTTTCAGGTGTTGATTGTTTGCGTTTAAACATTGTCAAACGACTAATGGTTATCTTATCTTTAATTCCGGCACGAACTCTTGATTTGTTGAGTTCGGAATCTGTTTGAAATAAGGGATACGATTCTGTCACCCGAATCGTTAAAAAATGGACGTATTTACCCATTGGCTTATAGGGAATTTCGGAATGAAAAAACTTTGCCTCAACTGTCTTCAAAAATGACATAATCCGTCTCCTATTTTAGTAAAAAAATCATGCGGCTAGAGTGACAAAGCCAAGATTATTTAATGTTCTTCGTCATCATTTTTCGTTGTGTTTTTAGTAATAGAATCGCCTTGATTTCTATCCCTATGTTCATTCTCTCTGTCATCTTCTAAACGATATAAAAATTCGCAAGTATCTTTAATTAAGTTTAATTGTCTACCTGCTAAACGCGCGCGATCGCCTGCAAAGGATTTTTCAAAAACCTCTATCACAAAATACCTCGCAAAATCTAAAATTGCTTGTCTTTCTTCTTCACGTTTGCTCATTATCCAGCGTCCATCCGCAGTATTTGCATGAACTCTATCCATGAGTTTGAATACTTCTGCTGCGACTGCTGCAACTAATGTTTCTCCATTAAAAACGCTAGTTTCGGCTTTCAAAATTGTTTCTGCTGCAATATCAATAGGTTTTAAAACTGCATTAGATTTGGGATTATAGCGTTTATTTGCTCTATAAAATTTACGATATAAATCGGTTATTTTTTTAGGATGATTCAAGTGCGATTCTTTCATTAATTTCCATTCCTTTGATTCAAAATCATATTCTACATAAGGGTCAAAACATGGATAAAAGTGGTAAGCATAAAGCTTTATTTTTTCAAGGCGTGCTGTTTCAATTCCTTGGCTTCTTACCCAACGATTTAGATAAGAAAAAACATGAAGTGGAGTAGTTTCAAAATCCTTGGCTAGTTCTGTAAATCTACCCCAATTCGCATCATAACCAGACTTTCCACTTTTGGCATTTACATCTAAATGGATTGCATAAGCTGCGGTAAGTACATTTAGTGGTGCGGGATAGGATTTATTATTTTCATTCCATCCTTGGAGGATATAATCAAGACGAAATCTGTCCCTTCCTACCAAGGTTCGGAAAGCGTGGGGTGCGCTATCGATAAATACGCTTTCTTCAAATTCCGCACCATCGTTAAATGGGGGAATTGGTGATTCGGAAACCACTGTTTTAACATCTAAAATCATCGGAAAAGCAAAAGCTAACCAAGTTGGCATTACCCAAGATTCGGTGTCGCTACTATCCCTTCCTGGTGGCATTGCCATGAAGTAAAATGTCAAAGGTTGGTCATCTGGGTAGGAAAGTTTAAATGTTCTATCTTTTTGCAAATCTATATTTTCGTCAATTAAAAAAGCATCTACATTTTGATATTTATCTTTATCAAAATTAGCTTGCAATTCTTTACTGATAAAGTGGTTGCGAATGCTAGTATCAAAGCGAGTTTGAGCAATACCTGTGTAGGCTTTTTGCAAAAATCTATTAGTTTCTGGTGTAAAATAGTAGGTAGGGTAAAAGTAAAGATAGCGGTATTTTCCATCTTCAA
It includes:
- the cas6 gene encoding CRISPR-associated endoribonuclease Cas6, yielding MPHSLVLNLTPQSPIYPQFLTGRHYHALFLSLVSSVDIELGNYLHQSNANKAFTLSPLQVYKNHDKPNNYLQWEYPEPIMTGTSCWWRISLLDDTLFGKLTKLWLNLNPKHPWHLGSADLYITGIQGTPQLSQPWANACTYTQLYDRASDSDRTLSFHLATPISFRQGKFDNPLPSKESVFKSLLNNWNKYSEIELDSMVLESIYPSFFNIKTEIVRNYQGSFIGCLGTIKYQILGEMESNTIKQINALADFALYCGLGRKTTMGMGMVRRNK
- the cas5d gene encoding type I-D CRISPR-associated protein Cas5/Csc1 — encoded protein: MTIIYRCELELHDSLYYATREIGRLYETEPIIHNYALCYALGLVDSEKYVTTVSEEHSYRYFCPEQVPKYEEHLTPLNQQVIYVTPASSISHTSILNTWKYANNNYHVEMEKTQKNIPSFGRTKEIAPESLFEFFVISQTELKLPKWIRIGKWMSKAEVTVKKLPQPKTKTDLFICIHPLNPLDVMFTNQVISYDVVNMPPVSLIKNVQMRGQYYYFDDINDVKLPVRMQYRFQD
- the cas7d gene encoding type I-D CRISPR-associated protein Cas7/Csc2, yielding MSFLKTVEAKFFHSEIPYKPMGKYVHFLTIRVTESYPLFQTDSELNKSRVRAGIKDKITISRLTMFKRKQSTPERLVGRELLRNYGLMSAEECEYNVKFAMNNPDCIIYGFAIGDSGSEKSKVVVDTAFSIKSFDESHETFTLNAPFENGTMASKGENGSKVGEVTSRINQQDHIKPQVFFPSIVTLKDPTEASFLYVFNNILRTRHYGAQTTRTGRVRNELIGVIFADGEIVSNLRWTQAIYDHMKNNNTLYSPDPLNEDEVFTSAKASISTLMEDEFIVHEDFVGDKFAALLKEVKSITANEEELKKMLKKADDEAKAYAKVHIKGKDKDKDKAAAK
- the cas10d gene encoding type I-D CRISPR-associated protein Cas10d/Csc3; this translates as AKYLEKHSGIENVRETCQQVIEYINSLISPIISQYKLPDGWNDLRLWVKQVVMLPGNQTTQTANNFLNELANYNAAKKSGRGKQLICSISHSAYTVTEQMESAVLFTPQVYTNKQMLNGSNAKRNISSIAGLEMMLRQILMNQTQAVGKRFEDGKYRYLYFYPTYYFTPETNRFLQKAYTGIAQTRFDTSIRNHFISKELQANFDKDKYQNVDAFLIDENIDLQKDRTFKLSYPDDQPLTFYFMAMPPGRDSSDTESWVMPTWLAFAFPMILDVKTVVSESPIPPFNDGAEFEESVFIDSAPHAFRTLVGRDRFRLDYILQGWNENNKSYPAPLNVLTAAYAIHLDVNAKSGKSGYDANWGRFTELAKDFETTPLHVFSYLNRWVRSQGIETARLEKIKLYAYHFYPCFDPYVEYDFESKEWKLMKESHLNHPKKITDLYRKFYRANKRYNPKSNAVLKPIDIAAETILKAETSVFNGETLVAAVAAEVFKLMDRVHANTADGRWIMSKREEERQAILDFARYFVIEVFEKSFAGDRARLAGRQLNLIKDTCEFLYRLEDDRENEHRDRNQGDSITKNTTKNDDEEH